gatcttgtgaaatatatggcctctagagaggtcacaaggtttttctatttttagacctactgacctagtttttaagggcacgtgacccagtttcgaacttgacctagatatcatcaaggtgaacattctgaccaattttcatgaagatcttatgaaatatatggcctctagagaggtcacaaggtttttctatttttagacctactgacctagtttttgagggcacgtgacccagtttcgaacttgacctagatatcatcaaggtgaacattctgaccaattttcatgaagatcttgtgaaatatatggcctctagagaggtcacaaggtttttctatttttagacctactgacctactttttgatggcacgtgacccagtttcgaacttgacctagatatcatcaagatgaacattctgaccaactttcataaagatcccatgaaaaatgtaacctctaaagtggtcacaagcaaaagtttacggacggacggacgcacggacgacggacaccgcgcgatcacaaaagctcaccttgtcactttgtgacaggtgagctaaaaacacatgtCTGATATACAGCCAGCCATGCAAGATCGTTTTCTTTGCCTACTAACTGcagcatttttaaagaaattgtaaactaTAAAGTCATTCATGTAGTTTATGGAGTCATAATAGGATGTAACAGTGTGTACATCAAGTGCTGAGATCAAAAGTGATCTAAATGCATACTGATAAAGAAGCTCTTACAATAGCAACAGTTTTGCTGTCACCCCTCAACCTGTAACTTAGACTTTTCCATTCAGAAAAGATATGGTGCTTTACTACCCAGATAACCTTGTCTTTCCCTGCTAAGTAGGAAAGAAAAATTACTATGCAATTATTATCCTTTGTTAACTTGTTGGAAAGAACAATGGGAGACTAAACATTAAGCACACTGACTTGTAGTCAAATTTTGGGAATGACCAGCTGATATCtcataattttcaaattaatctCTACACACCTTCAATTAATAGAAAGCTAAAATTTCATACCTTCTAAAGCATTCTGATCATCGTTCATATTGTAGTAAGATTGTGCTGGCTGAAATGAAGAAAAGACACAACTTAGCATACTACTTAACTTAGataattacacatttatttttttacatatctCTATGTCTGAAATATGGTATTCCCTAAAGTCAAGGACAGTCGGAATATGTAACAATACAGACAACAAATGTTAAGGCAGTGCTAAAgcataacaagagcactgcctaagagtgccatcgctcgtctgcaagtgctggacaggatgtaagaatttctaagtacaaaaagggccataattctgacaaaatgcaggttagagttgtTGGTTCTTGGCCTCATAgttatctaatgatgataaataagtgtgcaaagtttcaaagcagtagctcttacagtttttgagaaaaggcagacctaaacaaaaattttaacaaacgcCGGCGCCGAAGATCAAGTCATGACAATAACTCGTCgatttttttcgaaaatcagaccagctaaaaatcatatttaaaatagCTGATAAACCTAAAGCAATAATCTCTTGACTAATCTTAACAATATTCCCAGAGATGCCTGAATAAGTCTGGATATGATGTAACATTGCTATCTTTAGTACAGAAGTTACTGTGCATACATATAATCGTTGAATTTTGCTTGCTCTCCTGTGATTTGAACCTAAGCACCAGAGCATGAAAATGCTAAAATCTATTGTGTCTCACTAgattttataataactgaaattgTGCAAAACCGAGGTCCCACTGACTTGCGGACTATGGAATATATAAATCCAAAATGAATCGTTGACTATTATAATGTAAATGTAAGAAGCACTGAAAAGAATAAAATCTGGTCTGCATGCATAGTGATGGACAGAAAATCATCAAACATTTTCTGAATAATcctaaaatattgttatttcacATCCTTTCCCTCAAAAATAAGGATTTGTTTACACAACATCTTCTTACAAAAACATTcaggagaaaaaaaacaaatacatttactGGTGCCTGTGCAACTTGCTGGCTTGCGGCGTAGTACTGATTATAATATTGTTGGTAATACTGTTGACAATATTCCTGGTACGCTTTATTTTGATAACTGGCAGCCATGTTGTTTACTGCAGCGCCACCTCCTGACTCATTGTAGTTTGTTCTAAaaattgaaagaagaaaaaaaataataactataCTAgtgctgcttttgagaaaagcacatgtctcccacaaatgCCTAATCATCTACATGTAgtttggcatttcttctccattatgtatgtgagtcaaccatgcaccaccaagacctgtatcacttgcatcagtatttttggtaattcaagggccataaatccgaagtgcctaggccgatttggctagttatcgaacttggccgagtaattattggcaaacatattttgttcaagtttggtgaagttcggatgagaaatgttcgacttagaacgtggacaagatttgtgaaagACAGACtaacagacaggagtaaatcaatatgtctcccaccacaattgtgtgggagacataattgaATAATTCAGACCTCACTGCTTGTAAGCAGACAATTTCTAACTATTCCAAGAAGTGTCATGTTGCAGCAGATTTTTTGGTGGATTTTATAGCCATTATTTGGTCATATTCCTAACTGAAAAAGTAACTTTTTTTCCCAAAGcagaaccagtgttcctggattctgtaccagtaaaaccCTTTTTTCCGACAGTAACTGCAACTTCCCCGTATAAATCaaagatggaggacgaatgatttcagacacaatatcttttatcaaatcatcaaagAGAACTTAGTCATACCCctcacccggggatcgaactcacgaccccgccaTCTGTATATCTGTGCTCTCTCTATTGAGTTAAGTGGGCAGGTTCTAGTACTGATACACTCATAAACTAATTCCACCGCAGGAGTCATCAACATGGGTTATGAGAGATCACCCATTACATGGGGAAGTCAATGGAGATGAGAAATAATTTTAGATACACACACTTTACAATAGACCTAATGATCAAATATAACACCTCAATGACAAATTCAAAAGTACTTTTGTATCTTTGGTCGATACCTGTTTTATGACTAAATGGAAAAGCACAGGATTCTCACAAAATATTAGTTACTACAGTAAACTATGTTTaactaaatttatcaaaacataaattCAGTCATTCTGAAGTAAAATCTTTTCAATTAATGTTCACATACTTTTTAGGTGTAGCAAGACTGACTCTCATGGGTTTACGACCAAGGCCGATTGTGTGCTGCATTTCTATAAGCGCTTTCTGTTGTTCCGTCTCTTCAGAGAAACGTACAAAACCATAGCCTTTTGACATTCCTCTAGAATCTAatacaactgaaaatataaaaaaatcctcATAAATTTTCAACATAAAGAAAAACTGTTGTAAAGAGTaattacataaatgatatgtCAGTAAAAGAAATCTTATTCTGAAGTAATACTGGTACTAATGTACATTTAAAATCTGACTGACCAGAGCTATAATTTTAGTCCTGTAAATTTCAAAGTACTGGtacacaaaaatgtttcaacTGACAAAATCTAAATTAATTTGCAATTTCTATCAACATTTTTCTTCAAAGAAATCCATGTACTATATGAAAACTGGTATTTGGCTTTAATTCTTTAGGAAACATATTACAGTGAGTGAAATTGAAATTACAAAGTTTACAGATACTGAAAATTGATAAATGTAAATCTATCAAGTTTTTGCACTGCATAATTTGTAAGCAGCTGCAAAATGTGCTTTCATTATCCACTTGCATTCTTTAAGTATGCAAATGCTAAATTCTAGCACTAATGATACAAAAGCAACATGAAGAATAAGTGTTAATGTATctaactgttttgtttttgttgggtttaggtTCAGACCAAACCAATTTAGGCCCTAtagcaactttttcagcttttgatggttgacAAAAATCACTGTTTCAGGCATGGGCCGGTTACTGTGTAATAACTTtggtagaaccaacaaccttccaaaagccagcttgatggcttcctcacctgAAGGACCCATAGTGGTAAGAAGCAAGTGACTtgaaccactcagccacagaggccctcTTAATATATCTACACATAAAATATACTGTAAGTGACAATGACATATGAGCTCATTAACCTTCTGTAGGGACCAAAATAAATATTCCCCAAGTGCTCCTTCTTTCATAGCACaatttaaatgtcatatttcGGAGTTGAACAGAAAAACTCACCTTAAAACTAGTTTTGATAAAAAGTTAAATGTCTCTATTTTCTGAAGCACTTATATTTTTAAACTAATACAGCACAactgattttaactattttttctgCTAGACAGGCTCAAAACTGCACATTTCATTTAACAACAATCAAAACTGTTACAATTTAATGAGTTTAGGTAGTTAATTTTACTGAGTGAAACCAGTTTACCTTTGGCAGTATGGCAGGAtggatattttttaacaaaagctCTAAACAATGCGTAATCATCTACTTCTTCTGACAGTTCaccaacaaataatgaaaactcTTTTCTGAAATGGTAAGAATGTAACAAATTGAGTGAATCAAATTATAGTAACGTTTAGCCCAAGTTTTGAAGTGATCATCCCTAGGGTGTTTTACTCTAGGTAACTGACAAAATGAAATGACCTGGGTTGCACTACCAATGTAAAAGTCAATATCTGGGAGAAATTACTCAAAACAGGATTAGATGAAGCTTGAGTCATCCTCTCAATGTTAATTTTGGAcactttaaaacaagaggaccatgatggtcctgaatcgctcacctgttcccacatgacccagttttgagtatgacgtcgttttttctattatttgatatagtgacctagtttttgagctcatgtgacccagttttgaatttgatctagatatcatcaagataaaaattctgaccaattttcatgaagatccattgaaaaatatggcctctacagaggtcacaaggtttttctattatttgacctattggcctagttttcaaaggtacgtgacccagttttgaacttgacctagatatcatcaaggtgaacattctcactaattttcatgaagatctcatgaaaaatatggcctctagagaggtcacaaggttttttctatttttatacctactggcctagtttttgaccgcatgtgacccagtttcaaactgacctagatactatcaaggtgaacattcagacaaattttcatgaagatctattgaaaaatatggcctctagagaggtcaaaagatttttctaattttagacctactgacctagtttttgaccgcagctgaccaagtttcaaacttgacctatatatcatcaagatgaacagtcagaccaactttcatacatatcctatgaaaaatatggcctctagagaggtcacaaggttttttcattatttgacctactgacctactttttgaaggcacgtgacccagtttcgaatttgacctagatatcatcaggatgacattctgaccaatttttatgaagatccattcaaaagtatggcctctaaagaggtcacaaggtttttctatttttagacctactgatctagtttttgaccgcatgtgacccagtttcgaacttgacctagatatcatcaaggtgaacattcagaccaactttcatacagatcccatgaaaaaattggcctttagagaggtcacaaggtttttctattatttgacctactgacctagtttttgatggcacgtgacctagattcgaacttgacctagatatcatcaaggtgaacattctgaccaattttcatgaagatcttgtaaatatatagcctctagagaggtcacaaggtttttctatttttagacctactgacctagtttttgaccgcatgtaacccagtttccaacttgacctagatatcatcaaggtgaacattctgaccaattttcataaagaccccatgaaaaatttgacctctagagtggtcacaaggtttttctattatttgacctactgacctagtttttaatggcacgtaacccagtttcgaacttgacctagatatcatcaaggtgaacattctgaccaattttcatgaagatcttgagaaatatatggcctctagagaggtcacaaggtttttctatttttagacctactaacctagtttttgaccgcacgtgacccagtttcgaacttgacctagatatcatcaaggtaaacattctgaccaattttcataaagatccgatgaaaaatgtgacctctagagtggtcacaagcaaaagtttacgcacggacgcacggacggacggacgacggacgctgcgcgatcacaaaagctcaccttgtcactttgtgacaggcgagctaaaaaaaCAACTAGCGATAGGTGTACAGGTTTACATTTTCTACCTTGTTTGATAGGAAATGTatgtataactttaaaactgatggtttaagaaaaactaaaataaacaGTCTTGTCACCATAGTCACAGAAAACTTGACTGAAGTATTTTTAACATATCTCAAAGAATTTGTTACCACTTACTTTGGACAGTCTCTTATCTGGTTTGAGTTCAGTTTGAATCTGTGaggctgaaaataaaacaaaacaattctacAACAGTTGTTTAAATGTACTGGGCCAGTATTCATCAACAGGCTAATTTGAAAATGCCAAATTTCTTTATGCCTCTGTAATGGCACAGACtgtgatgaaacttggcatgaatattccTTCCACAGCTACAGATAGGTCAACCAAATTTCAGCATAACAGATTAATTAAAACTACATATTACTGAATTACCCAATAATTCAGCAACACTAATGGGTAACACAAAGGAATTATTCAAAAAGGTTTGTATGGCTAACTTTTGTCATTAAGCAGGCATTCACAAagcaatttttaaacaagagctcatcgaacacgaaatgccccccttgatgcattcagtaattgcacaaggaacagaaattatatgctcactgtaaacaaaatttctactgttctggttcaatctgaccttgacctttaacctattaccctaacaagagatcacagattGATCTTCGCGCctaccactgagccatttttgaatgttccaaatttcaaggtctcaaggtcaaaatcaaggtcaaatttcattccgGTACAAaacactatgcatgtggtccaaattggaaagctgtggcttgagaaatgtgaaagtaggtcactagatcaatttcaaggtcaaaattcatttcgtaagacagaactatgcatgtgcttcaaatttggaggctgtagcttgagaaatgtgaaagtaggtaataggtaaaaatcgatgccaaatttcaattcagaacataacaagaagctgtgttcaataaacgcttgatgcccccggtggcatccttgtcagtacaaagcaacctaagtccaaaatgaggtcaagttcaaggtcaaggtcaaactgaggtcaggtgatgtctgaagatgaggaatggtcacaggttacatctgcattagtatcaagtcattctagtaaggggtattgatgctagacgaaacggtcccatttggttaacctcgtacggacggacaaacaaaCAGGAAGATCAGAAGATGCCGGGAgcataaaaatatgcatgcagtccaaatttgaagcctgtagcttcagtaatgtgaaagtaggtcactaggtcaatctcgagatcaaatttcatttcggtacacaaaactatgcatgtggttcaaatttgaagcctgtagcttgagaaatgtgaaagtaggtcacttggtcaaaatcaaggtcaaagttcattttgatacacaaaactatgcatgtggtccaaatttgaagcctgtagcttgagaaatgtgaaagtaggtcactaggtcaatctcaagatcgaagttcattttggtacacaaaactatgcatgtggtccaaatttgaaggctgtagcttgagaaatgtgaaagtaggtcactaggtcaaaatcaaggtcaaatttcatttaggaacataaaactatgcatgaggtccaaatttgaagcctgtaccttcagaaatgtgaaagtaggtcactaggtcaataacaaggtcagaGGTTGTTACGGTAcataaacctatgcatgtggtccaaatttgaaggctgtagctacagaaatgtgaaagtaggtcactaggtcaagatcaaggtcaactcatgtcaaggttcatcttgccactcaaaactatacatgtggtccaaatttgaatgatgtagatTATGGACATGAAaaccctatataagtctatatgaaccatgtgaccctggggcagggccatatttgaccctagagggataacttgaataaacttggtagagaaccactagatgatgctacattgaaaatatcaaagccctagtttttgtggttttgacaagaagattttcaaagtttttccctatgtaagtctatgtaaaccatgtgactcccagggcggggccatatttgaccctaggggaataatttgaacaatcttagtagaggaccactagatgatgtcatatacaaaatatcaaagccctaggccctgtggttttggacaagatgtttTTCTAAGTATTTTCCTagataagtctatataaatcatgcgaccaccggggtggggccatatttgaccccagggaataatctgaacaatcttggtagaggaccactagattttgctacataccaaatatcaaagccctaggccttgtggtttcggacaagaagatcagaaaccgtttaactgttcctggccaatgtgaccttgacctttgacctaatgacctcaaaatcaataggggtcatctgctggtcatgaccaacctcattaACAATTTTCCTGACACAAGACCCAAGGGttattgagttattgcccggaaaccattttactgttcctggtcacggtgaccttgacctttgacatactgacctcaaaatcaataggggtcatctgctggtcatgatcaacctccctatcaactttcatgaccctaggcctaaacgttcttgagttatcatccggaaaccattttactgttcagggtcactgtgaccttgacctttgacatactgacctcaaaatcaataggggtcatctgctggtcattatcaacctccctatcaactttcatgatcctaggcccaagcgttcttgagttatcatctggaaacgaaTTGGTCTACATTCTGATCGACCGACCGACATcggcaaaacaatatacccctccttctttgaaggggggcataaatatacaATAAATTCCATACCCTATCCCACCCCCCAATTGTTTTAGAATATCATTTGTATTGCTTTAAATGGGgataatttttaataaagtcatACCATGTTGACCTACAACTATACAATACTCACAAAATAATTTACCAGTCATGTTAATGGCAAATTATGACTCAGTTTTCTTAGGAACCTATATCGAGACTTACTGAGAAATCACTGAATTTCATGGCCATGCATTTTTGTGGTTCTGACCTTTTTacattaaccttcagcctgcttttctaaaatggactggcccatcattaaatttgagcaataccatttatgggtggttttcaaaataatgaagcaaaagtgtgacataggggttgaaaattcaaacttatttcttatggtggtcacctattttttattatagcaaatacttcagatttgaaggaaataactttgggaaagtgttgagaaatgccaatcagaaaatatttcagcctttaattcgaaagttcagtaaatttccagtaaggtgggtgataaatgttgcatggttttatgacaaggaaatatgtataacagtaattttttcaacataaatgataagtaatgggtgtatgtatatggtttgaaacttatttaatcatatgtttatggacattggtttttaaaatcaccctttctgcacaaatttgacatgaaaataaaactttacctagaaaagttgttgctgaatgcaaaataactatcatataattataaaaccaacttttttctgacatgttgcatgtttataaaccacatgccaaatttcaagaatgtccagtaattctaatttctagaattgtctactcaaaattgagttattttaaagatgcacaggggacacatactgaagatcagtgtaatactCGTCCATTAtaagttttctattcataaaaagactactggtaataaactttagacaaatactatcaaaaaaatagtttattccacaaaataactacaaaattgaaaattttcactacaaaaacatgaaaattcaacaaaatgtaatgctttaaatgaaaaataagtgactttatacttaacaaacactttgaaatcatttagtttacatgaactgcttattcatattagaaaaatgacaaaataccatgcatgataaaatggaatagtaaaattcatacatactttataatgttactaacaagggtgcacaggggacaaattgtatcaaaatatttatttatagaatatgttcatggtaagtaaaattcttttaactacataatatttactaagTGAACATTTACgtatttaggtaaacttaagagcttaagaagcaataaaattattgtttccacttttaaacttgaaaattggcaacttcggaaaaaaatgcaaacaatgaatttttaattgtccagggtttcttatataatgctttattatcaagtaatgcctaaattttgcatacacactgctaagaatatagaaatgccaccacaaattacagtaatgctatgataattgatatatgtccaaaaaagggtgcacaggggacatcacttttggctttgtgaatgtttaacagtcagtaatatgtgaagttgaaggctgcttttgtatctgttgtaactccctttcaagcaaaataaagtaaaatcccattttatttaaagaataaaagaaatctgacacttaacaactgaaaaggtgcacaggggacatttttaggtgcatagacattcatcaagtttctgagaaagtccatttattaaagaaaaaaatcttactgtgtcttcacagctgaaaggataaagatcttagaaaaacattaagactttagaaaagtaatagggttatgaaattgtagtgttcaacatttaaatttagtatttttttcactatttttcgtGAAAAGGGTTCCATAACaacatgtgaaatattggtaacaataagatgtatataatgaaaagaagtattttatttaaatgtgcagagtttaagttacattaaaaagccaaagctgtaacaataaagcatggttttaaaaagtaaacctcagttgaaaactatacttcatgtaaaatgtcacacttttttgggtgcacaggggacaaaattagctatatagtttaatataactttaaaactgcttgagccattaagctgaaattgcacacatttattgagtacattgatttggatatattttgctccaaaacacattctaaaactgaactgaattaaagtaaggtgagagagaagaaaaagcttcattattttgaaaaccacccttaTTATTCAaacgggtgttcactgaaaagtgcaggctgatcttggtctgcactggtcgcaaaggcagaatcacttacaaCCAGCAGGCTAGTGTAAGTCAATGGAAATTTTACTGAATTGCTGGGATCaaatttcgtggattaactcAACTAAATCCAAGACAATTAGTCCCCCCCACAAAACTTAATGATTTCGCATTAAATAATTTCTGGCAATGTGTTCTTCATTCAGTTTTAAGTCACGCATAAAGAATCCTTATTTGCAACAAGACTGCATATTAATAGGGAAAAAGCATACATTGATAACAAACTGAAAGATCCTTTTTTATCCAGAGTTTGGGGTCTTGTCACCTACATAAATCCAAATTCTAGCAACCTCTACCAGAGGTGATTAAGTACAATTTATTTAacatatttgtttgaaaataatctaAAAGAATTTCAAGATAGATAGCATACTGCAGATTGGGTAATAactaactcttaccctgctaattttctataatgatcttgtccatctttcaatttggacagtaccattaactgttaaatggggtgcttaccaaaaagatactgactggcgaacagtgcagatcatgatcagactgcatgaatgtgcaggctgatcatgatctacaatggtcgcaaaggcagaatcaattgtgtccagcatgataagggctaatgTACAAGATGGTTTTACTCTGGCTCCTTAGTTCCAGAAGAGTGGCATGCTAATCTAAGCCTTGTGAATATTTACAGCATCTATTCGAACAGTGTACCACGTTATGAAACTGAAATTCTTTACAATTTGACTATGGCTGTTGTTACCTAAATTAccttatatacaaaatacaaaaggtTTTCTGATGTTTGACTTACTGGTTGACTGTTGGGTATAATTTTTCCATTGAGACGTAATTGTGCTCTTTGTGCTGTATCACCGTCAGTAAAGTCTACAAAACAGTACCCAGCTGGTAG
The sequence above is a segment of the Mercenaria mercenaria strain notata chromosome 3, MADL_Memer_1, whole genome shotgun sequence genome. Coding sequences within it:
- the LOC128555646 gene encoding tRNA selenocysteine 1-associated protein 1-like isoform X1, with protein sequence MAVNDTSRTLWMGDLEPYMDEFFILQAFENMGEPAMQVKMINNKYTGTGEDDDFQKIYGQEREISREVGQMYPELRLPAGYCFVDFTDGDTAQRAQLRLNGKIIPNSQPPHRFKLNSNQIRDCPKKEFSLFVGELSEEVDDYALFRAFVKKYPSCHTAKVVLDSRGMSKGYGFVRFSEETEQQKALIEMQHTIGLGRKPMRVSLATPKKTNYNESGGGAAVNNMAASYQNKAYQEYCQQYYQQYYNQYYAASQQVAQAPVNPAQSYYNMNDDQNALEEPELEIDVDKYNREYMAQSEEIFDVLEDSRWHPMDQWNSTVPATAR
- the LOC128555646 gene encoding tRNA selenocysteine 1-associated protein 1-like isoform X2; the protein is MAVNDTSRTLWMGDLEPYMDEFFILQAFENMGEPAMQVKMINNKYTGTGEDDDFQKIYGQEREISREVGQMYPELRLPAGYCFVDFTDGDTAQRAQLRLNGKIIPNSQPPHRFKLNSNQIRDCPKKEFSLFVGELSEEVDDYALFRAFVKKYPSCHTAKVVLDSRGMSKGYGFVRFSEETEQQKALIEMQHTIGLGRKPMRVSLATPKKTNYNESGGGAAVNNMAASYQNKAYQEYCQQYYQQYYNQYYAASQQVAQAPPAQSYYNMNDDQNALEEPELEIDVDKYNREYMAQSEEIFDVLEDSRWHPMDQWNSTVPATAR
- the LOC128555646 gene encoding tRNA selenocysteine 1-associated protein 1-like isoform X3, translating into MAVNDTSRTLWMGDLEPYMDEFFILQAFENMGEPAMQVKMINNKYTGLPAGYCFVDFTDGDTAQRAQLRLNGKIIPNSQPPHRFKLNSNQIRDCPKKEFSLFVGELSEEVDDYALFRAFVKKYPSCHTAKVVLDSRGMSKGYGFVRFSEETEQQKALIEMQHTIGLGRKPMRVSLATPKKTNYNESGGGAAVNNMAASYQNKAYQEYCQQYYQQYYNQYYAASQQVAQAPVNPAQSYYNMNDDQNALEEPELEIDVDKYNREYMAQSEEIFDVLEDSRWHPMDQWNSTVPATAR